The following is a genomic window from Sphingobacterium spiritivorum.
TGTATAACCTGTTTGCAGATTTCTTTTGTCGCATCTACGATCTCTTTCTGTGAGCTGTAGCTTAATGCAAGTGTAAGTACACAGGTCGTGTTATGAGCCGTTAATTCCATGGACTCCATCAGTTTGGCACGACAATTTTTAGGTAACTTATCAATATCTCCGATTGTATTGAGCCGTATTCCGTTATCCTGAAATGTTTTGATTTCTTTACTGAGTGTAGTGACCAGCAATTCCATCAGAGCAAGTACTTCTAATTTTGGACGATTCCAGTTTTCTGTAGAGAAAGCATATAAGGTGAGGTAGGGGATACCTAGTTCTACAGCGCCCTCCATTGCTTCCCGTACTGCGGACACCCCGTTCTGGTGTCCAAATATTCTTAATTTACCTAATCCTTTGGCCCATCTTCCATTGCCATCCATAATGATAGCAACATGCTGTGGCAAATTATTACGGTCAATTTTATCTTTGATATTCATGTTTTTATTGAATTGTGCCGGCTTACCACCAGTAACATTTTTGGCTGATAAAGGTATAGGTTACCGTTAAACCAAAAGTCATATATGCATCATGCGGACGACCATCTCCGCGAAGTTTTCCTTTGTTTGCTTCCCAGTTTCCGGATCTGTCAGCAAGACTTTCCCAGACAAGGGGATCGATCTGTTGCTCGATTCCTTCTTTCATACTGGTCGCATAGTTTCTGTTGACGTTGTCAATATTATCCGACAATACTACCCGATAATTCAGTTCCGCACCTACACTCCACGGACCTTTGATATTATATTTAAAGCCTGCACCAAATGGTATAGCCAGTGCAAATTTACTGTATTTTCCGGGATTATTAGCTGCATCATATTCCAATTGCAGATCGCGGAGATCATATTTTTCTCCTGTTCTGAATTTGACATACGGATTGTGATAGATCGCTGCTACTCCTGCGAATATATAAGGTGTGTAGGCCAGTTTGTTTTTGCCGGGAACGAATCTGAAGAAATTGAATTCACCAATAGCCGATATTTCGATTGCTTTATTTTGAAAAGCAAGATTTCGCTGGATCTGACGTTCGTTGCTGCTATTGGCATCTGATCCGAACAGATGCAGATAATTGATGCCTCCTTTTACTCCCCAGGTGGGGTTAAAATTATATTTGCCGGTCAGACCTCCGCCGAGACTTTTGAAATACAACGGATTATTGGGGTTGATATCGCCCATATATCCTGTTGTTCCCAGATTGGCCCCCAATTCCCATTGCTGGGCGGAAAGGTTACAAATTGGAAAAAAACAAATTAGTACTAATAAGCTATAGAAAAGTCTTTGCAAAATAGTTTTTTTGCGGTAAAGATAATGTATTTCAATCAATAGCATTGTATAAAAAGTTGTTAAAATACATTAAAACAAAACACGAAGCTGCTTATACTCCTAATAATTTCGTACATCTATTCCCCACAGCAACTTTTCTCTTAATGTGCTGAAATAGCCTTCTTTATCTAACCGGATAAGGTTAATGAAGAAAGGAGCCTTTTTTATTTTCAATTTTGTAGTAGAGGACAGGGTGACACTTTGTGAGTCACAGCTTAAAATGTATTTCCCGGTACGGCTTTCAATCTCCAGATTCAGCTCAAAATCTGAAGAAATGACGATTGGTCTTACATTGAGGTTATGGGGAGATATGGGGGTGACAACAAAATTGCCGCTTCCAGGCATAATAATCGGACCACCACAACTTAATGAATACGCTGTAGAACCTGTAGGGGTAGCGATGATTAATCCATCTGCCCAGTAGGAATTCAGCAGTTCCCCGTTGATATGCGCATTGACCGTGATCATGGCTGAACTATCATATCGAAAAACAGTGATATCATTCAAGGCGAAGTTTTTTCCTTCAAAAAGTTTTTCTTCATCAGATTCTACTGTCAGCAATGCTCTTTTTTGCAATGTATAGGCATTATTGAGAATCTGAATCAGTGCTTTTTCAATATCGGTTTTATTGATGGTCGCTAAAAAGCCCAGACGTCCAAAATTAATACCTGCAACGGGAAGACCGGAATCTTTTATAATGGAAACAGCGGACAGCATCGTTCCGTCTCCGCCAAGACTCAGCATAAAGGCTACATCTTTGGGAATATCTTCGTGGCTGGTAAATGTGCTGAGATTATCCTGACAGGGGAATTTGCTTTTTAAAAATTCATAGAAATCTGCATAAATGCATATCTCAAGATCCTTTTTGTTTAAAAAATCAAACAATTGTTGTACATACGACAAAACCGAAAGGTTAAATTCTCTTCCGTAGATCGCTATTTTCATACTTATATTTCTGCAGCAATACAGGATTGCTATTTGTTATTTTTTTCAAAGATGAGAAAAAAGTACGCTAATACTAAATATTGAGGTAATTCATAAGCAGATCGTATCGCTGTTGCATATCATTTTCATCATTTCCATCATTAAATGTAGCCTTGACCACATAATCAAATCTCCAAAGTGTAGCTACCAGAGATGAAATGTTAGTTTTGTTGACTTTTATTGTCAATTCGAGTTTTGAAGAATCCGGTAATGTTTTTACTGCGGTACTCAGAATACTGGCATTATCTGACTCGATAATATGTGCGATATGTGACAGGGCATTATCTTTCGCGCCGATTTCAAGAACGATTATCGCTCCCGTCTCATTGTTGGATTGTAAACTGTTAAGGGCCTGTAATACGTCCTGTGCTGTAATAATGCCTACGTAACGATTGTCTTTATTCAGAATCGGCAACAGTTCGATTTTGTAATTAGTAAGATACAGCATTGCATCATAGACGTGCTGATACTCATAAAGATACAGAGGTGCCAGATTGAGTTTGAGATTTTTGATAATATCTGTTTCATCTTCATGATTCAGAAGTTCATCTTCATTAATCATTCCGATGTACTCCTTATTCGAAACAACCGGAAGATGGGACAGGTGAAATTCACCTATCTTATCGAGTCCCTTCTGAACAGTGTCTGAAGGACTGACTTCACAAAATTTTTGAGATAGTATTTCACCGATGTACATATGCCGTGTTGCTTTTCTATATTAAACACTCAAAAAAGGAAAACGTTTAATCTTATCGTGCTATTTGTACGAAGTTAAGCAATATGTGAACATATGCAAATAGTATATGGAGTATTTAATGAGGTATTTAAAATTTATGTGACGATACACAAAGAGCGTTGGATTTTCACTATTTTTACATTTCATTAGCGTATCGACTATAGCAACCATATGCAGCAGGAAGAACAGAAGAAGTTTATTGAAGTAAGAGAAGTAATTCGTAAAAAGAGTCCTAAACTGGCGAAATGGATTCCATCTCCTTTTATCAGTTATCTGGAAAGGGTAATTCATGAAGATGAGATCAATTATATCATGAATAAATTTGAGGATCGTTACGGATTAGATTTTGTAGATGATTTGCTGGAAGAGCTTGGTGTGGAGGTCGTGTTGGAAGGAGAGGAGAATATTCCGCTTGAAGATAGTGTGATCTTCGCTTCTAATCATCCTTTGGGTGGATTGGACGGCGTAGCTTTCATGCACGCCGTAGGAAGATATCGCAGAGATGTCAAATTTTTGGTCAATGACATTCTTCTAAATATTAAAAATTTACAGCCTCTTTTTATTCCGGTAAACAAATTAGGTACGCAGGGTAAAAATGGAATAGAGATGATCGAAAGGGCATATGCGGGCGATGACGCCTTGCTGGTGTTCCCTGCCGGGCTGGTTTCCAGAAAGCAAAATGGAAAGATCATGGACCTGGAATGGAAAAAGAGTTTTATAAACAAAGCAAAAAAATATAAAAAGGATATTATTCCTGTGTATATTGAGGGAAAGAATTCCAACTTTTTTTATAATTTTGCTCAACTCAGACAGAAATTGGGTTTGAAAGTGAATCTGGAGATGTTGTATCTTCCGGATGAGATGTTTGCCCAACGTAATCACCGTGTAACTATCAAGATCGGAAAAAGAATTCCCTACACGCATTTTGATACATCAAAAAGTGAGAAAGTGTGGGCAGAAGAAGTGAAACAGTTGGTCTATAACATGGCTGAGGTAAAAAAATAATCTATGCAAGAAATTATTGCTCCTGTTGACAAAGAATTGATAAAGGCTGAACTTACAAAGGAGGCTTTTGTACGCTTTACCAACAATGGAAATAATGAAGTCTATGTAATCAATCATCATAATGCGCCGAATGTTATGCGCGAAATTGGACGATTGCGTGAAGTAACGTTCAGAGCAGCAGGCGGAGGTACGGGCTTATCCATTGATATTGACGAAAATGATACAAGCGAAGATTGTTATGATCAATTGATCGCCTGGAATCCCGAAGAGGAGGAAATCATTGCCGGATATCGTCTTATTAAATGTTCGGAAGCCAGCTGGAAAGATGGAGTGATCAATCTTTCGACAGCTCATTATTTTAATTTTTCTGAAAAATTTATTTCGGAGTATCTTCCGTATACAATAGAGTTGGGGCGTTCCTTTGTTCAACCGCGTTTTCAGCCGGCAATTGATAATCGTAAAGGTATCTTTTCTCTGGATAATCTTTGGGACGGACTGGGGGCTCTGGTCATGCTGAATCCCGAGATCAAATATTTATTCGGGAAAGTGACTATGTATCCGCACTATAATGTGGAAGCAAGAGATTTGTTGCTCTATTTTATGGAACATTACTTTCCGGATCCGGATAATTTGGTAACGCCTATTCGTGCTGTTGGTTATAAAACCGATATGAGCCAGTATGCGGGAATGTTTGAAGGATTGGATTACAAGGAAGGGTATAAGTTGCTTAACTCTAAAGTGAGAGGTATGGGAGAAAATATTCCTCCATTGATCAATACCTATATGAATTTATCCCCGACGATGAAGTCATTCGGGACTGCCCGCAATGATGAGTTTGGAGAGGTGGAAGAAACAGGGATTCTGGTTACACTTGATGATATCTATCCGGTTAAAAAGGAAAGGCATATGTCTACCTTTGAGAGGGATAGTGAATATGGTAATCCCAAGAAAAAGAAATAAAAAGAAAAGCGCTTGTTAAAAGCGCTTTTCTTTTTTACTGAGGTTTTCTCAGCATCTCAATATGTGGGATACCATCTTCCAGGTATTCTTCTGAGGCTTGCTGAAAACCAAAGCTTTCATAGAATGCTTTGAGATAAAGCTGTGCACCGATACGTATATCTACTGCTCCGTATTGATCCATGATGTTGTCTACTGCTCTTCGCATCAGCTCGCGGCCAATTTTCTGTTTTCTGTAGGCTGGATTAGACAATACCCGCCCGATGGATACCTCTTTAAAAGATACGCCTGCAGGCACTATACGCGCATAGGCCGCGATATCATTGTTGATCATAGCCCACAGGTGGTCACATTTCTGATCTTTATTATCACAATCCAGATACGGGCAGTTTTGCTCCACCACAAAAACTTCGTTGCGAAGCTTCAGTATCTGATAGAGCTGATTGGTCGACAGTGCATCAAATGTTTTATAAAACCAGACTGTTGTCATATCTGAACTATTTAGGAATATTAAGAAAGTAAACTTTTGACGACTTCAGAAATCGTTCTTCCGTCTGCCTGACCGGCAAGTTTCTGATTGGCTGCGCCCATGACTTTACCCATATCTTTATCGGATGAAGCTCCCGTTTCCTGAATGATTTGCTTGATGATGGATTCAACTTCCGCACGATCCAGTTGTTTTGGCAGATACTCTTCGATTACGTTTTGTTCTTCTACTTCTATCTGATACAGATCTTCACGATTCTGTGTTTTATATATTTCTGCAGATTCTTTACGCTGTTTTACGAGTTTCTGAAGCACTTTGATTTCGGTGTCTTCTGATAAATCCTCACTACCGCCTTTTTCAGTTTTGGCGAGTAGAATAGCAGCTTTTATTGCTCTAAGACCACGAAGTTTTGCATTGTCTTTCGCGATCATAGCAGCTTTGATATCCTGATTAATTTTTTCTTCTAATGCCATATTATGTATGTTTTATTTTTTTGTATTTGTTATTCTCCTCTGTGTACGATTGTACCTGTTGCCTGTGCTGCAGGCATGATCAGCAGATCATTGATATTGACATGTGCCGGGCGCGAAAGCACAAAAGCGATGGTTTCTGCTATATCTTTTCCGGAAAGTGGTGTGATATCCTTGTATACTGCAGCAGCACGGTCTGTATCTCCGTGGAATCTTACTTCTGAAAACTCGGTTTCTACCATTCCCGGATTTATTCCGGTCACTTTAATGCCTTTGGACAACAAATCTATTCGCATTGCTTTATTCAGGGCATCTACGGCATGTTTGGTAGCACAATATACATTTCCGTTAGGATAGACCTCCTTCCCGGCAATAGAACCTAAATTGACAATATGACCTTTTTTACGGGCCTCCATGAAAGGGACTACTGTACGTGTCACATAGAGCAGACCTTTTATATTGGTATCTATCATCCGATCCCAGTCTCCTATATCTCCATTTTGAATCGGATCCAGTCCCTGGCTGAGTCCTGCATTGTTGATCAGGACATCAATGTTTTTCCATTCCTCCGGCAGATTGTTGACAGATAACTGTACTTCTTCTGCATTGCGGACATCCAATTTGAAAATATAGATGTTACAGTCCGGATATTGAGCGGAAATATGCTGTTTTAACTCCTCTAATCTTTCTATTCTTCTTGCACATAGCAGAAGGTTGTAGCCTTCTTTTGCTAATACTTCAGCACAGGCAGCACCGATTCCGGAACTGGCTCCTGTAATAAAAGCGATTTTTTCCATTTTTATATTATTGAAAGATTAAACTAAAATATACGTTGCGGATCAGTGTTTTGTCCAGCGGGCGCATAAATTTGTTATTTACGGCCAACGGATGGTTCTGATCAAGTACATTACCAAAACTCTGAGCAAATTTAATCTCAGGAGACACTTTGAAGTGTGTAAAGAAAATATCTGCTCCTATGCCGGCTTCCCATGAAAGGTAATCCGGTTTGATGATAATAGGGTCGGGAGATTGCTGGTTACTGGCCATCAATGCATCATAATCGTTGCTGAGCTGACTCCATTTTGTCCATTTCACACCGGCTATCATATATCCTCTGTATCTGTTAAACTTATTTTTGAGAATTTTCTCATCTGACCGGAATTTGAGACTTAACGGAAATTCAAATGAATTAAAATTTGTCCCTCCCTCTGATCTTGTGGTATGTCTTGTTCTTCGGGTCAGGCTTTTCTGTGTAGTGCCGTCGTCATTTGTTCCGGTATAAATGATACTGGAATTGTTTATAAAAACAAATGTAGGGCTTAGGGTGCTATAAAGGTTGTCTGTGATTCTGAGATGAATAGGTATTCCTACACCCATACCATGGCCTACTCCGGATTTGATGGACCGAAGATCTTTGATTTCATTAATATTTCCCTCAGGATAATCTAATGGGTACCCGGACCAATCTTTTTTTAGTCCCATGACATATCGTGAATTGACGTAGGA
Proteins encoded in this region:
- a CDS encoding GNAT family N-acetyltransferase, with protein sequence MQEIIAPVDKELIKAELTKEAFVRFTNNGNNEVYVINHHNAPNVMREIGRLREVTFRAAGGGTGLSIDIDENDTSEDCYDQLIAWNPEEEEIIAGYRLIKCSEASWKDGVINLSTAHYFNFSEKFISEYLPYTIELGRSFVQPRFQPAIDNRKGIFSLDNLWDGLGALVMLNPEIKYLFGKVTMYPHYNVEARDLLLYFMEHYFPDPDNLVTPIRAVGYKTDMSQYAGMFEGLDYKEGYKLLNSKVRGMGENIPPLINTYMNLSPTMKSFGTARNDEFGEVEETGILVTLDDIYPVKKERHMSTFERDSEYGNPKKKK
- a CDS encoding GNAT family N-acetyltransferase, which produces MTTVWFYKTFDALSTNQLYQILKLRNEVFVVEQNCPYLDCDNKDQKCDHLWAMINNDIAAYARIVPAGVSFKEVSIGRVLSNPAYRKQKIGRELMRRAVDNIMDQYGAVDIRIGAQLYLKAFYESFGFQQASEEYLEDGIPHIEMLRKPQ
- a CDS encoding GatB/YqeY domain-containing protein yields the protein MALEEKINQDIKAAMIAKDNAKLRGLRAIKAAILLAKTEKGGSEDLSEDTEIKVLQKLVKQRKESAEIYKTQNREDLYQIEVEEQNVIEEYLPKQLDRAEVESIIKQIIQETGASSDKDMGKVMGAANQKLAGQADGRTISEVVKSLLS
- the porG gene encoding type IX secretion system protein PorG is translated as MLLIEIHYLYRKKTILQRLFYSLLVLICFFPICNLSAQQWELGANLGTTGYMGDINPNNPLYFKSLGGGLTGKYNFNPTWGVKGGINYLHLFGSDANSSNERQIQRNLAFQNKAIEISAIGEFNFFRFVPGKNKLAYTPYIFAGVAAIYHNPYVKFRTGEKYDLRDLQLEYDAANNPGKYSKFALAIPFGAGFKYNIKGPWSVGAELNYRVVLSDNIDNVNRNYATSMKEGIEQQIDPLVWESLADRSGNWEANKGKLRGDGRPHDAYMTFGLTVTYTFISQKCYWW
- a CDS encoding NAD kinase gives rise to the protein MKIAIYGREFNLSVLSYVQQLFDFLNKKDLEICIYADFYEFLKSKFPCQDNLSTFTSHEDIPKDVAFMLSLGGDGTMLSAVSIIKDSGLPVAGINFGRLGFLATINKTDIEKALIQILNNAYTLQKRALLTVESDEEKLFEGKNFALNDITVFRYDSSAMITVNAHINGELLNSYWADGLIIATPTGSTAYSLSCGGPIIMPGSGNFVVTPISPHNLNVRPIVISSDFELNLEIESRTGKYILSCDSQSVTLSSTTKLKIKKAPFFINLIRLDKEGYFSTLREKLLWGIDVRNY
- a CDS encoding isoprenyl transferase, encoding MNIKDKIDRNNLPQHVAIIMDGNGRWAKGLGKLRIFGHQNGVSAVREAMEGAVELGIPYLTLYAFSTENWNRPKLEVLALMELLVTTLSKEIKTFQDNGIRLNTIGDIDKLPKNCRAKLMESMELTAHNTTCVLTLALSYSSQKEIVDATKEICKQVIQGNLDIDAIDEKVFANHLYTRNMPDPDLLIRTSGEQRISNYLLWQIAYSELSFLPKMWPEFTRDDLYECVYNYQQRERRFGKTSEQL
- a CDS encoding 1-acyl-sn-glycerol-3-phosphate acyltransferase, whose amino-acid sequence is MQQEEQKKFIEVREVIRKKSPKLAKWIPSPFISYLERVIHEDEINYIMNKFEDRYGLDFVDDLLEELGVEVVLEGEENIPLEDSVIFASNHPLGGLDGVAFMHAVGRYRRDVKFLVNDILLNIKNLQPLFIPVNKLGTQGKNGIEMIERAYAGDDALLVFPAGLVSRKQNGKIMDLEWKKSFINKAKKYKKDIIPVYIEGKNSNFFYNFAQLRQKLGLKVNLEMLYLPDEMFAQRNHRVTIKIGKRIPYTHFDTSKSEKVWAEEVKQLVYNMAEVKK
- a CDS encoding CBS domain-containing protein, which translates into the protein MYIGEILSQKFCEVSPSDTVQKGLDKIGEFHLSHLPVVSNKEYIGMINEDELLNHEDETDIIKNLKLNLAPLYLYEYQHVYDAMLYLTNYKIELLPILNKDNRYVGIITAQDVLQALNSLQSNNETGAIIVLEIGAKDNALSHIAHIIESDNASILSTAVKTLPDSSKLELTIKVNKTNISSLVATLWRFDYVVKATFNDGNDENDMQQRYDLLMNYLNI
- a CDS encoding SDR family oxidoreductase gives rise to the protein MEKIAFITGASSGIGAACAEVLAKEGYNLLLCARRIERLEELKQHISAQYPDCNIYIFKLDVRNAEEVQLSVNNLPEEWKNIDVLINNAGLSQGLDPIQNGDIGDWDRMIDTNIKGLLYVTRTVVPFMEARKKGHIVNLGSIAGKEVYPNGNVYCATKHAVDALNKAMRIDLLSKGIKVTGINPGMVETEFSEVRFHGDTDRAAAVYKDITPLSGKDIAETIAFVLSRPAHVNINDLLIMPAAQATGTIVHRGE